The following proteins are encoded in a genomic region of Pseudomonas sp. Os17:
- a CDS encoding lysophospholipid acyltransferase, with translation MDKFKGALLVGALRLFALLPWRAVQAVGAAIGWIMWKTPNRSRDVVRINLAKCFPQMDPAERERLVGQSLKDIGKSLTESACAWIWPAERSLALVREVEGLDVLKDALASGKGVVGITSHLGNWEVLNHFYCSQCKPIIFYRPPKLKAVDELLRKQRVQLGNRVAASTKEGILSVIKEVRKGGAVGIPADPEPAESAGIFVPFFATQALTSKFVPNMLAGGKAVGVFLHALRLPDGSGYKVILEAAPQEMYSTDTETSCAAMSKVVERYVGAYPSQYMWSMKRFKKRPPGEARWY, from the coding sequence GTGGATAAGTTCAAAGGCGCCCTGCTGGTGGGCGCTCTGCGGTTGTTTGCCCTGCTGCCCTGGCGCGCGGTGCAGGCGGTCGGCGCGGCCATCGGCTGGATCATGTGGAAGACCCCCAATCGTTCCCGCGACGTGGTGCGCATCAACCTGGCCAAATGTTTTCCACAGATGGACCCCGCCGAGCGCGAGCGCCTGGTAGGCCAGAGCCTGAAAGACATCGGCAAATCCCTGACCGAAAGCGCCTGCGCCTGGATCTGGCCGGCGGAGCGTTCCCTCGCCCTGGTGCGCGAAGTCGAGGGCCTGGACGTACTCAAGGACGCCCTGGCCTCGGGCAAGGGCGTGGTCGGCATCACCAGTCACCTGGGCAACTGGGAAGTGCTCAACCACTTCTACTGCAGCCAGTGCAAACCGATCATTTTCTACCGTCCGCCCAAGCTCAAGGCGGTGGACGAACTGCTGCGCAAGCAGCGGGTGCAACTGGGCAACCGCGTGGCGGCCTCCACCAAGGAAGGCATCCTCAGCGTCATCAAGGAAGTGCGCAAAGGCGGTGCCGTGGGCATTCCCGCCGACCCGGAACCGGCCGAATCCGCCGGGATCTTCGTGCCTTTCTTCGCCACCCAGGCCCTGACCAGCAAGTTCGTGCCGAACATGCTGGCCGGCGGCAAGGCAGTGGGCGTGTTCCTCCATGCCCTGCGCCTGCCCGATGGCTCGGGCTACAAGGTGATCCTCGAAGCGGCGCCGCAAGAGATGTACAGCACCGATACCGAAACCTCCTGTGCGGCCATGAGCAAGGTGGTCGAGCGCTATGTCGGGGCGTATCCGAGCCAGTACATGTGGAGCATGAAACGCTTCAAGAAGCGCCCTCCGGGCGAGGCGCGCTGGTACTGA
- a CDS encoding PilZ domain-containing protein — translation MSEHRKSFRIKISHESIGECLGQTRNLSASGVYVQNPALAQLPKGAVVYGQVQGLPAAAPRVRMEVVQADAEGIALRYL, via the coding sequence ATGTCCGAGCACCGCAAATCGTTTCGCATCAAGATTTCCCACGAGAGCATTGGCGAATGCCTGGGGCAGACCCGCAACCTGTCTGCCAGTGGCGTCTATGTGCAAAACCCGGCCCTGGCGCAATTGCCCAAGGGCGCGGTGGTCTATGGCCAGGTGCAGGGCCTGCCGGCGGCGGCGCCCCGGGTGCGCATGGAAGTGGTCCAGGCGGACGCGGAAGGGATCGCCCTGCGCTACCTGTGA
- a CDS encoding tetratricopeptide repeat protein, with translation MLESLEKMLAKGVDNALLRFGLGKGYLDQGEFARAAEHLQRCVGFDPKYSAAWKLLGKACQGQGDLQGARQAWEQGLEAARGHGDKQAEKEMTVFLKKLDRQSQG, from the coding sequence ATGCTTGAATCGCTGGAAAAAATGCTCGCCAAGGGTGTGGATAACGCTCTGCTGCGCTTCGGCCTGGGCAAGGGTTACCTGGATCAGGGTGAATTCGCCAGGGCGGCCGAGCACCTGCAACGCTGCGTAGGCTTCGATCCCAAGTATTCAGCGGCCTGGAAGCTGCTGGGCAAGGCCTGTCAGGGGCAGGGCGATCTTCAAGGGGCACGCCAGGCCTGGGAACAGGGCCTGGAAGCGGCCCGGGGCCACGGCGACAAACAGGCAGAAAAGGAAATGACCGTGTTCCTGAAAAAACTCGACCGCCAGTCTCAAGGCTGA
- the trkA gene encoding Trk system potassium transporter TrkA, whose translation MKIIILGAGQVGGTLAEHLASEANDITVVDTDGERLRGLGDRLDIRTVQGRGSFPTVLRQAGADDADMLVAVTNSDETNMIACQVAHTLFNTPTKIARVRESAYLTRAGLFDNDAIPVDVLISPEQVVTLYIKRLIEHPGALQVIDFAEGKAQLVAVKAYYGGPLVGQQLRQLREHMPNVDTRVAAIFRRDRPIMPKGDTVIEADDEVFFIAAKAHIRAVMSEMRRLEESYKRIVIAGGGQIGERLAEAIESRYQVKIIEMNPARCRYLSDTLDSTVVLQGSASDRDLLLEENIADADIFLALTNDDEANIMSSLLAKRLGAKKVMTIINNPAYVDLIQGGDIDIAISPQLATIGTLLAHVRRGDIVSVHSLRRGAAEAIEAIAHGDAKSSKVIGRAIENIGLPPGTTIGAIIRDEEVLIAHDDTVIEAGDHVILFLVDKKHIRDVEKLFHVGLSFF comes from the coding sequence ATGAAAATCATCATCCTCGGCGCCGGGCAAGTGGGCGGCACACTGGCGGAGCACCTGGCCAGCGAAGCCAACGACATCACCGTGGTGGACACCGACGGCGAACGCCTGCGCGGCCTCGGCGATCGCCTGGATATCCGCACCGTGCAAGGCCGCGGCTCCTTTCCCACGGTGCTGCGCCAGGCCGGAGCCGACGACGCCGACATGCTGGTGGCGGTGACCAACAGCGACGAAACCAACATGATCGCCTGCCAGGTCGCCCACACCCTGTTCAACACGCCGACCAAGATCGCCCGGGTGCGCGAATCCGCCTACCTGACCCGCGCCGGGCTGTTCGACAACGACGCGATCCCGGTCGACGTGCTGATCAGCCCCGAGCAGGTGGTAACCCTCTACATCAAGCGCCTGATCGAACACCCCGGCGCCCTGCAAGTGATCGACTTCGCCGAAGGCAAGGCGCAACTGGTGGCGGTCAAGGCCTACTACGGCGGCCCGCTGGTGGGCCAGCAACTGCGTCAGCTGCGCGAGCACATGCCCAACGTCGACACCCGGGTGGCGGCGATCTTCCGGCGCGACCGGCCGATCATGCCCAAGGGCGATACGGTGATCGAGGCCGACGACGAGGTGTTCTTCATCGCCGCCAAGGCCCACATCCGCGCGGTGATGAGCGAAATGCGCCGCCTGGAGGAATCCTACAAGCGCATCGTCATCGCCGGTGGCGGGCAGATCGGCGAGCGCCTGGCCGAGGCCATCGAAAGCCGCTACCAGGTGAAGATCATCGAGATGAACCCGGCCCGCTGCCGCTACCTGTCCGACACCCTGGACAGCACCGTGGTGCTGCAGGGCAGCGCCTCGGACCGCGACCTGCTGCTGGAAGAGAACATCGCCGACGCCGATATCTTCCTGGCCCTGACCAACGACGACGAGGCCAACATCATGTCCTCGCTGCTGGCCAAGCGCCTGGGGGCGAAGAAGGTCATGACCATCATCAACAACCCGGCCTACGTCGACCTGATCCAGGGTGGCGACATCGACATCGCCATCAGCCCGCAGCTGGCCACCATCGGCACCCTGCTGGCCCACGTGCGCCGCGGCGACATCGTCAGCGTGCACTCCCTGCGCCGCGGCGCGGCGGAAGCCATCGAGGCCATCGCCCACGGCGACGCCAAGTCGAGCAAGGTGATAGGTCGCGCCATCGAGAACATCGGCCTGCCGCCGGGCACCACCATCGGCGCCATCATTCGTGACGAAGAAGTGCTGATCGCCCACGACGATACGGTGATCGAAGCCGGCGACCACGTGATCCTGTTCCTTGTGGATAAAAAGCACATTCGCGACGTGGAGAAGCTGTTCCACGTGGGCCTGAGCTTTTTCTGA
- the rsmB gene encoding 16S rRNA (cytosine(967)-C(5))-methyltransferase RsmB yields MNPRLAAAKALTAVLNGKASLNSSLPIQLDKVEARDRGFTQDLAFGTARWQPRLSALAAKLLQKPFKAADADVEALLLVGLYQLLYTRVPAHAAIGETVGCADKLKKPWAKALLNAVLRRAQRESEALLAELEHDPVVRTAHPRWLQKSLKAFWPEHWEAICAANNAHPPMILRVNRRHHSRDAYLQLLSEAGVAARACVYSQDGIVLDEAGDVRGLPGFAEGWISVQDEAAQLAAELLELAPGQRVLDACCAPGGKTCHILEVQPALAGVVAVDLEAKRLVRVRENLDRLKLDAQLIAADGRDTQAWWDGQPFQRILLDAPCSATGVIRRHPDIKLTRQPEDIAALAQLQGELLDALWQTLEVGGILLYATCSTLPTENTEVIEAFLGRTPGARELDIGGQLGQPAAGLKQPHGRQLLAQEGGHDGFYYAKLIKIAAARG; encoded by the coding sequence ATGAACCCGCGCCTGGCCGCCGCCAAGGCCCTGACCGCGGTACTCAACGGCAAGGCCTCGCTCAACAGCTCGCTGCCGATCCAGCTGGACAAGGTCGAAGCCCGGGATCGCGGCTTCACCCAGGACCTGGCCTTCGGCACCGCGCGCTGGCAGCCACGGCTGTCGGCGCTGGCGGCCAAACTGCTGCAGAAGCCATTCAAGGCCGCCGACGCCGATGTCGAGGCGCTGCTGCTGGTGGGCCTCTATCAACTGCTCTACACCCGGGTGCCGGCCCACGCCGCCATCGGCGAAACCGTGGGTTGCGCCGACAAGCTGAAAAAGCCCTGGGCCAAGGCCCTGCTCAACGCCGTGCTGCGCCGCGCCCAGCGTGAAAGCGAGGCGCTGCTGGCCGAGCTGGAACACGACCCGGTAGTGCGCACCGCGCACCCGCGCTGGCTGCAAAAGTCCCTCAAGGCCTTCTGGCCCGAGCACTGGGAAGCCATCTGCGCCGCCAACAACGCCCACCCGCCGATGATCCTGCGGGTCAATCGCCGGCATCATTCGCGGGACGCCTACCTGCAGCTGCTGAGCGAAGCGGGTGTGGCGGCCAGGGCCTGCGTCTACAGCCAGGACGGTATCGTCCTCGACGAAGCCGGCGATGTTCGCGGCCTGCCGGGCTTTGCCGAAGGCTGGATCAGCGTCCAGGACGAAGCCGCGCAACTGGCCGCCGAGCTGCTGGAGTTGGCGCCGGGGCAGCGGGTGCTGGACGCCTGCTGCGCGCCGGGGGGCAAGACCTGCCACATCCTCGAAGTGCAACCGGCCCTGGCCGGCGTGGTGGCGGTGGACCTGGAGGCCAAGCGCCTGGTGCGAGTGCGGGAAAACCTCGACCGCCTGAAGCTCGATGCCCAGCTGATCGCCGCCGACGGCCGCGACACCCAGGCCTGGTGGGACGGCCAGCCGTTCCAGCGCATCCTGCTGGACGCGCCGTGCTCGGCCACCGGGGTGATCCGTCGCCACCCGGACATCAAGCTGACCCGCCAGCCGGAAGACATCGCCGCCCTGGCGCAGCTGCAAGGCGAACTGCTGGACGCCCTGTGGCAGACCCTGGAAGTGGGCGGCATCCTGCTCTACGCCACCTGCTCGACCCTGCCCACCGAGAACACCGAAGTCATCGAGGCTTTCCTCGGGCGCACCCCGGGCGCCCGTGAATTGGACATCGGCGGCCAACTGGGGCAGCCTGCGGCCGGCCTCAAGCAGCCCCACGGGCGCCAGTTGCTGGCGCAAGAGGGCGGCCATGACGGTTTCTACTACGCCAAGCTGATCAAGATCGCCGCCGCACGCGGCTAA
- the fmt gene encoding methionyl-tRNA formyltransferase codes for MTEPLRIVFAGTPEFAAEHLKALLDSPHQIVAVYTQPDRPAGRGQKLMPSPVKQLALEHQIPVLQPPTLRNAEAQAELAALKPDLMVVVAYGLILPQVVLDIPRLGCINSHASLLPRWRGAAPIQRAVEAGDATSGVTVMRMEAGLDTGPMLLKVSTPISAQDTGGSLHDRLAELGPPAVLQAIEGLAAGTLQGEVQDDSLATYAHKLNKDEARIDWSRPAVELERLIRAFNPWPICHSTLNGEALKVLAATLATGRGTPGEILGASKDGLLVACGEQALCLTRLQLPGGKALNFSDLFNSRREKFALGTVLGQAADAQ; via the coding sequence ATGACTGAGCCACTGCGCATCGTCTTTGCCGGCACCCCCGAATTCGCCGCCGAACACCTCAAGGCCCTGCTCGACAGCCCTCACCAGATTGTCGCGGTCTACACCCAGCCGGACCGTCCGGCGGGGCGCGGGCAGAAGCTGATGCCCAGCCCGGTCAAGCAACTGGCCCTGGAGCACCAGATCCCGGTGCTGCAACCACCCACCCTGCGCAATGCCGAGGCCCAGGCCGAACTGGCGGCGCTCAAGCCGGACCTGATGGTGGTGGTGGCCTACGGCCTGATCCTGCCTCAGGTGGTACTGGATATTCCGCGTCTTGGCTGCATCAACAGCCACGCCTCGCTGCTGCCGCGCTGGCGCGGTGCCGCGCCGATCCAGCGCGCCGTAGAAGCCGGTGATGCAACCAGTGGCGTGACCGTGATGCGCATGGAAGCCGGCCTGGACACCGGGCCGATGCTGCTCAAGGTCAGCACCCCGATCAGCGCCCAGGACACCGGTGGCAGCCTGCACGACCGCCTGGCCGAGCTGGGCCCGCCGGCCGTGCTGCAAGCCATCGAAGGCCTGGCCGCCGGCACCCTGCAAGGCGAAGTCCAGGACGACAGCCTGGCCACCTACGCCCACAAGCTGAACAAGGACGAGGCGCGCATCGACTGGAGCCGCCCGGCCGTGGAGCTGGAACGCCTGATCCGGGCCTTCAACCCCTGGCCGATCTGCCACAGCACCTTGAACGGCGAGGCCCTGAAAGTCCTGGCCGCCACCCTGGCCACAGGCCGGGGCACCCCGGGCGAGATCCTCGGCGCCAGCAAGGACGGCCTGCTCGTCGCCTGCGGTGAGCAGGCGCTGTGCCTGACCCGCCTGCAACTGCCCGGCGGCAAGGCGCTGAACTTCAGCGACCTGTTCAACAGCCGCCGCGAGAAGTTCGCCCTCGGCACCGTCCTCGGCCAAGCGGCGGACGCCCAATGA
- the def gene encoding peptide deformylase, whose protein sequence is MAILNILEFPDPRLRTIAKPVAVVDDEVRQLVDDMFETMYEAPGIGLAATQVNVHKRVVVMDLSEDRSEPRVFINPEFEALTDEMDQYQEGCLSVPGFYENVDRPQRVKIKALDRDGQPYELIAEGLLAVCIQHECDHLNGKLFVDYLSTLKRDRIKKKLEKQHRQQA, encoded by the coding sequence ATGGCCATTTTAAACATCCTCGAATTCCCTGATCCGCGCCTGCGCACTATCGCCAAACCCGTGGCCGTAGTGGACGACGAAGTGCGTCAGTTGGTCGACGACATGTTTGAAACAATGTATGAGGCCCCAGGCATCGGTCTAGCGGCGACCCAGGTCAACGTGCACAAACGCGTCGTGGTCATGGACCTGTCCGAAGATCGCAGCGAGCCCCGGGTGTTCATCAACCCCGAATTCGAAGCCCTGACCGACGAGATGGACCAGTACCAGGAAGGCTGCCTGTCGGTGCCGGGTTTCTATGAAAACGTCGACCGCCCGCAACGGGTCAAGATCAAGGCCCTGGACCGCGACGGCCAGCCCTATGAACTGATCGCCGAAGGACTACTGGCGGTGTGCATCCAGCACGAATGCGACCACCTCAACGGCAAGCTGTTCGTCGATTACCTGTCCACGCTCAAGCGTGACCGGATCAAGAAGAAGCTGGAAAAGCAGCATCGCCAGCAGGCTTGA
- the dprA gene encoding DNA-processing protein DprA: MSHSISAAISPAELEARLRLHGVPGLGPRRFQRLLQAFGSAAKALSAPAGAWHALGLPAACSDARRSAEVREGARRALAWIDNQAQHLLMWDQPGYPALLAQLEDAPPLLFVAGDPSILERPQLAMVGSRRASSPGLDTAAAFARSLAGAGFVITSGLALGIDGAAHQAALAVGGHTVGVLGTGLENFYPQRHRALAQAMIDQGSAVVSEFALDTGPRAEHFPRRNRIISGLSLGVLVVEASVASGSLITARLAAEQGREVYAIPGSIHHPGARGCHQLIRDGAVLVESVQDILETLRGWQHVAPPAAMPAETARHPLLALLLAAPHSSEALARASGWPLPRVLAALSELEIDGLAVNENGRWLARPGSS, encoded by the coding sequence ATGTCGCACTCGATTAGTGCCGCCATTTCCCCCGCGGAACTGGAAGCCCGTTTACGTTTGCATGGCGTGCCCGGTCTGGGACCCAGGCGCTTTCAGCGCCTGCTCCAGGCCTTCGGTTCAGCCGCCAAAGCCCTCAGTGCACCGGCCGGTGCCTGGCATGCCCTGGGCCTGCCGGCCGCCTGCAGCGATGCCCGGCGCAGCGCCGAAGTGCGCGAGGGCGCTCGGCGTGCCTTGGCCTGGATAGACAACCAGGCCCAGCATTTACTGATGTGGGACCAGCCCGGCTACCCGGCCTTGCTGGCCCAGTTGGAGGATGCGCCGCCGCTGTTGTTCGTGGCCGGCGACCCTTCGATTCTGGAACGGCCGCAGCTGGCGATGGTGGGCAGCCGCCGCGCTTCGTCCCCGGGACTGGACACCGCGGCGGCGTTCGCCAGGAGCCTGGCCGGAGCCGGATTCGTGATCACCAGTGGTCTGGCCCTGGGCATCGATGGCGCAGCCCATCAGGCGGCACTGGCCGTTGGCGGGCACACGGTGGGGGTGCTGGGCACCGGCCTGGAAAATTTTTATCCACAGCGCCATCGAGCCTTGGCCCAGGCGATGATCGACCAGGGCAGCGCGGTGGTTTCCGAGTTCGCGCTGGACACCGGTCCGCGGGCGGAGCACTTCCCCCGGCGCAATCGGATCATCAGCGGCCTGTCCCTCGGCGTGCTGGTGGTGGAAGCCAGCGTGGCCAGCGGTTCCCTGATCACCGCCCGCCTGGCGGCGGAACAGGGCCGCGAGGTGTACGCGATTCCCGGTTCCATCCATCACCCCGGTGCGCGGGGCTGTCACCAGCTGATCCGTGATGGCGCGGTATTGGTGGAAAGCGTGCAGGACATTCTCGAAACCCTCAGGGGCTGGCAACACGTGGCACCGCCGGCCGCCATGCCGGCCGAAACCGCCAGGCATCCGCTGCTGGCCCTGCTCCTGGCCGCGCCCCACAGCAGCGAGGCCCTGGCGCGGGCCAGCGGCTGGCCCCTGCCGCGGGTGCTGGCGGCCTTGAGCGAGTTGGAGATCGACGGCCTTGCGGTCAATGAAAACGGCCGCTGGCTGGCACGCCCGGGGTCGAGTTGA
- a CDS encoding L-threonylcarbamoyladenylate synthase: MVSSWRVQQAAREIRAGAVIAYPTEAVWGLGCDPWNEEAVDRLLAIKSRSVDKGLILIADNIHQFDFLFEDFPDTWIERMSSTWPGPNTWLVPHQNLLPEWVTGVHDTVALRVSDHPLVRELCALVGPLISTSANPQGRPAARTRLRVEQYFRGQLDLVLTGSLGGRKNPSLIRDLATGRVVRPS, translated from the coding sequence ATGGTCAGCAGTTGGCGTGTGCAACAAGCCGCACGAGAGATTCGCGCAGGGGCGGTGATTGCCTACCCAACCGAAGCGGTCTGGGGCCTGGGGTGCGATCCGTGGAACGAAGAGGCGGTGGATCGCCTGCTGGCGATCAAGTCACGCTCGGTGGACAAGGGCCTGATTCTGATCGCCGACAACATCCATCAGTTCGACTTTCTCTTCGAGGACTTCCCCGACACCTGGATCGAGCGCATGTCCAGCACCTGGCCGGGTCCCAACACCTGGCTGGTGCCCCATCAGAACCTGCTGCCGGAGTGGGTCACCGGGGTGCATGACACGGTGGCGTTGCGGGTCAGCGATCATCCGCTGGTGCGTGAACTGTGCGCGCTGGTGGGACCGCTGATTTCCACCTCGGCCAATCCCCAGGGGCGGCCGGCGGCGCGCACGCGGCTGCGCGTCGAGCAGTACTTCCGTGGGCAACTGGACCTGGTGCTCACCGGCAGCCTGGGCGGGCGCAAGAACCCGAGCCTGATCCGCGATCTGGCCACCGGCAGGGTGGTGCGGCCCTCCTGA
- a CDS encoding NADPH:quinone reductase has protein sequence MAKRIQFRAHGGPEVLEYVDYQPAEPGPQQVRVSNQAIGLNFIDTYFRSGLYAPPALPSGLGAEGAGVVEAVGSAVTRFKVGDRVAYGSGPLGAYSDVHVLPEANLVHLPDTISFEQAAGVMLKGLTVQYLLRQTYELKGGETVLFHAAAGGVGSLACQWAKALGVKLIGTVSSPEKAAIAKALGAWETIDYSHEDVAQRVLELTDGKKCPVVYDGVGKDTWLTSLDCLAPRGLMVSFGNASGAVEGVNLGILSAKGSLYVTRPTLASYANNAENLQRMADDLFAMIASGQLKIEIGQRFALADAAKAHVELSARRTTGSTVLLP, from the coding sequence ATGGCCAAACGTATCCAGTTCCGCGCCCATGGCGGCCCCGAAGTACTCGAGTATGTGGATTACCAGCCCGCCGAACCGGGCCCGCAGCAGGTTCGCGTCAGCAACCAGGCCATCGGCCTGAACTTCATCGATACCTATTTCCGCAGCGGCCTGTACGCACCGCCGGCGCTTCCGTCGGGCCTGGGCGCCGAAGGGGCCGGGGTCGTGGAAGCCGTGGGCAGCGCGGTGACCCGCTTCAAGGTCGGCGATCGGGTGGCCTATGGCAGCGGCCCGCTGGGTGCCTACAGCGATGTGCACGTGCTGCCCGAAGCCAACCTGGTGCACCTGCCGGACACCATCAGCTTCGAACAGGCCGCCGGGGTGATGCTCAAGGGCCTGACCGTGCAGTACCTGCTGCGCCAGACCTATGAACTCAAGGGCGGCGAGACCGTGCTGTTTCACGCGGCCGCCGGCGGCGTCGGTTCCCTGGCCTGCCAGTGGGCCAAGGCCCTGGGGGTAAAACTGATCGGCACCGTCAGCTCGCCGGAGAAAGCCGCCATCGCCAAGGCCCTGGGTGCCTGGGAAACCATCGATTACAGCCATGAAGACGTGGCCCAGCGAGTGCTGGAACTGACCGACGGCAAGAAGTGCCCGGTGGTCTACGACGGCGTGGGCAAGGACACCTGGCTGACTTCCCTGGATTGCCTGGCACCCCGCGGGCTGATGGTCAGCTTCGGCAATGCCTCGGGCGCGGTGGAAGGGGTGAACCTGGGGATTCTCTCGGCCAAGGGCTCGCTGTATGTCACCCGGCCGACCCTGGCCAGCTACGCCAACAACGCCGAGAACCTGCAACGCATGGCCGACGATCTGTTCGCCATGATCGCCAGCGGCCAGTTGAAGATCGAGATTGGCCAGCGCTTCGCCCTGGCGGATGCCGCCAAGGCCCATGTCGAGCTGTCGGCACGGCGCACCACCGGTTCGACGGTGCTCTTGCCCTAA